The Salvelinus sp. IW2-2015 unplaced genomic scaffold, ASM291031v2 Un_scaffold2353, whole genome shotgun sequence region AttctgggggagaggggggactAGGGCTCCTAACATTATATTACCACTCACTGCTCCTGGTGCATTCTGGGAGAGGAGGACTAAGGGCTCCTAACCTTCTATTACCGCACTCACTACGCCTGGTGCATTtctggggagagggaggacgAGGGACTCCTAACTCTATTACCCGACTCACTTCCTGGGGCATTTCTGGGAGAGGAGACTAGGACTCCAAACCTCTAGTACGCCACTCACTACTCCTTGGTGCAttctgggggagagggaggactaGGGACTCCTAACCTTCTATTACCCACTCACTACTCCTGGTTGCATTCTGGGGGAAGGAGGACTAGGGACTCCTAAACCTTCTATTACCCACTACTACGCCTGGGCTTCTGGGAGAGGAGGGACTAGGACTGCCTAACTTCTATTACCCACTCACTACTCCTTGTGGCATTCTGGAGGAGCGGCGAAGACTAGGACTTCCTAACCTTATAATTACCCACTGCACTCAACCTCCTGGGTGTGTTGCATTCTGGGCGGAAGGGAAGATAGGGACTCCTAACCTTCTATTACCCACTCACTACTCCTGTGATTCTGGTTGGATACCCTACCCACATTCTGGGATTGGGGAAGAGGACTAGGGACTCCTAACCTTCAGTACCCACTCACTACTCCTGCGTTGTACATTCTGGGAGAGGGGACTAGGGACTCCTAACCTTCTATTACCCACTCCACTACTCCTGGTGCATTCTGCGGGAGAGGGAGGACTAGGGACTCCTAACCTCTATTACCCACTCACTACTCCTGGTGCTGGCGGGAGGAGGGGACTAGGGACTCCTAACCTTTCTATACCCACTCCACTGACTCCTGTGCATTCTGGGGAGGAGAGGACTAGGGGAACTCCTAACCTCTAGTACCCACTCACTACTCCTGGCGTGGCATTCTGGGGAGAGGAGGTCACTAGGACTCCTAACCTTCTGGATTACCCACGTCACTACTGCCTGGTGCATGTCTGGGGAGAGAGGACTAGGGGACTCCTAACCTTCTATTACCCACTCACTACTCCTGGCTGCATTCTGGGGATGGAGGACTAGGGACTCCTAATCCTTCTATTACCACTTCATACTCCTGGTGCATCTGGGAGAGGGAGGACTAGGACTCCTAACCTTCTATACCCATCATACTGCCTGGTGCATtctggggagagggaggactaGGGACTCCTAACCTTCTATTCCCATCACTTACTCCTGGTGCATtctggggagagggaggactaGGGGACTCCAACCTTCTATTACCCACTCACTACTCCTGGTGCATTCTGGCGGAGGAGGGGCTAGGAGGGTCTCCTTAAAACATTATATTACCACACTCACTGCTCCTGCGTGCATtctggggagagggaggactaGGGACTCCTAACCTTTCTGATTTACCCACTCACTTACTCCTGGTGCCATtctgggggagaggaggactAGGGACTCCTAACCCTTCTATTACCCACTCACCACTTCCTTGGTCATTCTGGGGAGAGGAGACTAGAGGACTCCTAACCTTCTATTACCCACTCCTACTCCTGGGTGCAttctgggggagagggaggactaGGGACTCCTAACCTTGCTATTACCCACCCCAACTACTCCTGGTGCATTCTGGGGTGAGGGAGGACTAGGGACTCCTAACCTTCTATTACCCACTCACTGACTCCCTGGTGCATTTCTCGGGGAGGGAGGACGGATAGGGACTCCAACCTTCTATTACCACTCACTACTTCCTGGGTGCATTCTGGCGGTGGAGAGCGGAGGACTAGGGACTCCTAACCTTATATTACCCACTCACTGTACTCCTGGTGCATATCGGGGGATGAGGGAGATAGGACTCCTTAACCTCATTACCCCACTTCACTACTCCTGGTGCATTCTGGGGGAGAGGTGGAGACTAGGGACTCCTAACCTTCTATTACCCACTCACTACTCCTGGTGCATCTGGGAGAGGGAGGACTAGGGACTCCTAACCTTCTATTACCCACTCACTACTCCTGGTGCATtctggggagagggaggactaGACTCCTAACCTTCTATTACCCACTCACTACTCCTGGTGCATTCTGGGGAGAGGGAGACTAGGGACTCCTAACATTCTTTGACCCCACTCACTACTCCCTGTCGCAGTCTGGGGGATGAGAGAGGACTTTTGAGGGACGTCCTAACCTTCTATTACCCATCACTTACTCCTGGTGCATTCTGGGGGAGAGGAGACTAGGGGCTCCTAACATTATTATACCACTCACTACTCCTCGGTTAGCATTCTGGGGGAGAGGAAGGACTAGGGACTCCTAACATTATATTACCCACCACTACTCCTGGTGCATTCTGGGGAGAGGAGGACTAGGACTCCTTAACATTCTATTTACCCATCACTACTCCTGGTGCATTCTGGGGAGAGCGGAGGACAGCGGACTCCTAACCTTCTATTACCCACTCACTACTCCTGGTGCATTCTGGCGGGTAGAGGGAGGACTAGGACTCCTAACCTTTCTATTACCCACTCACTACTCCTGGTGCATTCTGGGGAGGGAGGACTAGGGGACTCTAACCTTCTATTAACCCACTCACTACGTCCTGGTTGCAgtctggggagaggggagggctTAGGACTCCTAAACATTTATTACCCACCACTACCCTGGTGCATTCTGGGGAGAGGGAGACTAGCGCGGACTTCGCGAACCTCTATTACCCACTCACTACGCCTGCGTGCATTCTTGGGGAGGAGTAGACTAGGGAACTCCTAACCTCTATTACCCACTCACACTGCCGGGTGCAGTCTGGGGGAGAGGAGTATGCTAGGGAACTCCTAAATTATATTACCCACTCACTACTCTGGTGCAGTTCTGGGGAAGAGAGGACTAGGGAGACTCCTAACCTTCCTATTACCACTCACTACTTCCTGGCGCTGCAGTTCTGGGGAGAGAGGGGACTAGGGACTCCTAACCTTCTATTACCCACTTCACTACTCCTGGTGCAGGttctgggggagagggaggactaGGGGGCTCCTAACATTATATTAGCAGTTGATGAATTCACCTTACAGATGACGTCTCTGAGTAGTAATTGACTTAGGCAAGGCTGATAGGACTGGAGAAATCATGCTCAAAAGTGACATTATGGAGTTTCCTTCAAGGCTTCTACTCTAAGGACCACTACTGTCTTTCATACAATTCACAACTTCTCTGTGATGTTAGCTTTTACGGGCTACGGGACAACACAAGAAAACTGATTTATACCGACTTGATTGTGACTATCTGTCTCCACAGGAGGTGCTCTCTGTGCCCAGAGAACATTCCCGCCGAACGCTAATGATTCGACCTCCAGAAacaacgcatgcacacacagcaaGAGTCAAGAGAGGACGACTTCAAGGCATTAAACAAGATCATACGTAAGAAGAACAACACGATGGAAACATCTCTCACTACTCATAATATCATACCACTGCAACATTCATCACTGCTTCCTATCACTTAAGAGTGGAGGACTTTGCCCACTTGGTCTGAATCACATTCAGGACACCATTCCACCCCCTAGCCTAGCCTATATACAACACATATTAGGACAGAAATCACACATGATACATGGAGTTGATGTGTTCAGGGAGTAAGACAAAAACATTGTGTTTAGACGCGTGGCCTAGTGATTAGTGCTCGAGATACAGCTGGCATAAATCCAAGCTCTTTATATCAGTCAACCCACCGGACAGAGCCCATCTGAACCAAGGGTCCTAACATCTGAACGGGCTCTACCTCATACAGAAAATCTGATACCGAATCCTCACCATGAACCACAGACCAGGTTCTCAGAACCAGTCTCCACAGCAGAACTCGACCAATCATAGAAGAACCATCGGAATAGTCTTACTCGGACACTCCTACTGAACCAGCTGTGCTCCATCAGAAACCATCAAGTGTCACTCCATAGAAACCAACGAACCAGGGTTCAGGAAACCTCTGAAACAGTACTCAATCAGACAGAACCACATCTTGAACCAGTGTACTCCATCAGACAGAACCCATCTGAACAGGGTCTTCTACCTCAGACAGAACCCAATGCTGAAACTAGTCCTCCATCAGGCAAACCCATCGGAACCAGTTTAGCGATCCATCTCTACTCAGACAAGAACCCATCTGAACCAGGTTCCATCAGACAGAACACCATCTGAACCAAGGTCTACCTCAGACAGAAACCCATCTAAACCAGGGTCTCCATCAGACAGAACCCATCTGAACCAGGGTCTACCTCAGACAGAACCCATCTGAACTAGTCTCTACCTCAGACAGAACCCATCTGAACCAGTCTCTACCTCAGACAGAACCCATCTGAACCAGTCTCTACCTCAGACAGAACCCATCTGAACCAGCGTGTCCATCAGACAGAACCCATCTGAACCAGCGTCTACCTCAGACAGAACCCATCTGAACCAGGGTCTACCTCAGACAGAACCCATCTGAACCAGCGTCTACCCCTACATATACTGTaacccatagagatcctattatcTAATGTGTAGCCTACATCTGTCTGTACAGGCTCTGTGTAACTAGATAGATGATTTCCAGGTGGGGGTACAAAGGCCCCCAAAGCAACATCCAGACCCTCTAGCACCGAAACGCTCAATTGAAATAGAAGCCATATTATTTCAGGTGGGGAACATTCCATGTTTCTACAGGGTGTTTCACAGAgcctgtacagacagacagatgtaggCTACAGTTTGTACCCTGCCTGGAAACTAAGCTATTTAGGCCACCGGATTATTACATTGACACCCTTAcgtttattatctatgcttagtcacttcacccccacatacatgtacaaattacctcgactaacctgtgcccccgcacactgactcggtaccggtaccccctgtatataacctcgttattgttattttattgtgttactttttattattttttacataattttatttggtaaatattttcttaaactcttcttgaactgcactgttggttaaggacttgtaagtaaacatttcatggtaaggtctacacttattgtattcggtgcatgtgacaaataaagtttgatttgatttgaaagactgGCCAAAAGGCAGTGGTTTTAAGACTGGCCTAAACGCAGTGGTTTTAAGACTGGCCGAAATGCATTTAATAAATCGGTCAAAGTATTTATTAtctgtttatttggatccccattagctgttactTCCTGGGGTCCAATATTATTGTTCAAGTCAACCTCCATTGTCTAAACTCCAAGAGTTGCTGTATATTTCACATATCTTCTCTTCCCAGGCCCTGTTCCTTGTTAACAACAAGATCTCTAAGATCCATCCCAAAGCTTTCCGTAACATGGATCGGCTACAGCTGTTGTACCTGTCCTACAACCAGTTGACACAGATACCTGCCAACCTGCCCAGGAACATCCTGGAGCTGCGTATCCACGACAACAAGATTAGCAACATCCAGAAGGAAGCCTTCAAAGGGCTCAAGTCTGTGCATGTTCTGggtatgtcagttaagaacaaaattcttatttacaatggttgCCTGGCAACTATTGGCTGAGACCAAAGTGATACACTATTCCTTATGTGGCAGCCCAATGTGACTCTGGTCAACTGTAGTGCACCAATGTGAAGAGTAAAAAGGCTGTCATTTGAGGCAGAATGCATCTAGGTTTATTAATGATCGCCCTCTATACGAGTTCAAGAAAGATGTGTCGTAACAAACATAACACAAGGCTAACCTCCCTGTACGTTTTTCCTGACCAGAGATGAGCGCTAACCCGTTAGCTAACAACGGGATAGCACTGGGAGCATTCGACGGCATGGAGACCCTGTACATCAGGATCGCAGAGGCCAAGCTCACAGCTGTACCTAAAGGTAAACTACCAGTAACAAGCCAAGCTCACAGCTGTACCTAAAGGTAAACTACCAGTAACAAGCCACGCTCACNNNNNNNNNNNNNNNNNNNNNNNNNNNNNNNNNNNNNNNNNNNNNNNNNNNNNNNNNNNNNNNNNNNNNNNNNNNNNNNNNNNNNNNNNNNNNNNNNNNNNNNNNNNNNNNNNNNNNNNNNNNNNNNNNNNNNNNNNNNNNNNNNNNNNNNNNNNNNNNNNNNNNNNNNNNNNNNNNNNNNNNNNNNNNNNNNNNNNNNNNNNNNNNNNNNNNNNNNNNNNNNNNNNNNNAGGCTCACAGCTGTACCCTAAAGTAAAACTACCAGAACAACAGGCTCCCAAGCGTCAGCTGTACCTAAAGGTACAACTGACCAGTAAACAATCACAAGCCTCACAGCTGTACCTAAAGGTAAAAACACCAGCTAACAAGGCCAGCTCCAACAGCGTACCTAAAGGTAAACAACTACCAGTAAACAAGCAAGCTCACAGCTGTAACTAAAGTAAACTACCAGTAAACAAGCCAAGCTCACAGCTGTACCTAAAGGTAAAAACTACCAGTAACAAGCAAGCTCACACTGTACCTAAAGGTAAACTACCAGTAACAAGCCAAGCTCACAGCTGTACCTAAAGGTAAAACTACCAGTAACACAGCCAAGCTCACAGCGTGACCTAAAGGAAAACAAGGTAAAACTACCAGTAACAAGCCAAGCTCACAGCTGTACCTAAAGGTAAACTACCAGTAACAAGCCAAGCTCACAGCTGTACCTAAAGGTAAACTACCAGTAACAAGCCAAgctccatcccacctgaacaggtaGAAATTACAGGAGTTTTATTCCCccccatcccacctgaacaggtaGAAATTACAGGAGTTTTATTCCGCCCCCGCCCCCAAAAAATCTTTAGGTGTACTGTGCATCGTAACCTGACAGTGATTTCCTGTTTTTCAGACCTCCCATCTTCACTCACAGAGCTTCACTTGGATTATAACAAGATCACCAAAGTAGAAATTGAGGACTTTTTcagatataaaaaaatacaaaggtAAAAACACTACTGAGATGTAATgtgtaaaaacacaaaaaacacttGTCAGTTAGATTCTGTATTTCTGAAAGCTTActatacgttgctgctactctctgtttatcatatatgcatagtcactttaactatacattcatgtacatactacctcaactgggccgaccaaccagtgctcctgcacattgactaacCGGGctctctgcattgtgtcccaccacccgccaacccctcttttacgctactgctactctctgttcatcatatatgcatagtcactttaaccatatctacatgtacatactacctcaatcagcctgactaaccggtgtctgtatgtagcctcgctacttttatagcctcgctactgtatatagcctgtcattttactgttgttttatttctttacttacctattgttcacctaacaccttttttgcacttttggttagagcctgttagtaagcatttcactgtaaggtctacacctgttgtattcggcgcacgtgacaaataaactttgatttgatatttacAGATTAGGACTGAGCTTCAACCAAATCAAGTTTGTTGAGAATGGAAGCTTGGCCAGCATACCCAACGTCCGTGAAATCCACCTCGATAACAACAAACTAAAGAAGGTTCCGCCCGGTCTAAACTCACTGCGGTATCTACAGGTAAGATATGGTTGGGTCACCTGTTGGGCATTCCAACGATAActtgaaacagttttttttttttaactccttaTTTGTGTACAACTCATTATAGTGCTGATCTACTGTCATACCATTCTGCTACAACACGTGTCAAAACtgattccacggagggccgagtatctgacgggttttcgctcctcctttGTACTTGATTAATTaaagtcactaattagtaaagaactcccctcacctggttgtctaggtcttaattgaaaggaaaagaCAAGACATATATAGATATAGTTGATATAGATGTAGTAGATATAGATGTAGTAGATATAAGTATGCATACTATGATTATTCATATAATGTAAATATAATGTAGTTCATATAGATGAGTACCTATAGAGCTCGTACGTCCATATCTAAACAAATAGCTTCACCTTATATACATGTAGTATATAGATTAGAAATATAGACATTATGATATAAGTCTCACATGACGTCTGATAAAATATTCTGATATCAGTTACACCCACGTCACGACTAAACAAGCTCCCTACAATTCCAAACATTACAAGATTGATTGCCTTCTATGATACTAGCTATGTGTGAATCTTAAGCACATTCACCAAATAGCCAGACAGAGTGATCCGAGCACGGCAATGGACAAACTGAACCTCTATATTgacctcagcacctacataaaccTAAAACCTGAGACCGCCGGCTGATGATGATGAATAATAATTAAATCGCCAGTCCCTATCCCCAGCGTGCCTTACCTCCATGCCTAACAGCATCACAGTTGTGGGGTGAATGATTCTGCCCTGTACGCATCAGTTGTTAAGAAGACCTCTGTATACGGCACATCAGTCTTTCTCTAACCCTGTTAATACTCGACGTCCAGCCTGCCACCTTCCTCCTGTGTCTCTGACACAGAGGGTTCATCTGGGCAACAACCGaggaagatacacacacacaccacacaccaccacacacacaacacacaccacacaccacacacacacacacacacaggattcagCTGGCAACAACCGGAGAagtaacatacacacaccacataggGTTCATCTGCGCACAACAACCGGAGgaagtaaccacacacacacacatagggttCATCTGGGCAAACAACCGGAGGAAGTAacatacaaaccacacacacacacacacacaggggattcACTGGGCAACAA contains the following coding sequences:
- the aspn gene encoding asporin produces the protein MGPRSSHTAQDERTSGRKVQINPRTTAKDLVKMLEETGLLSVPENIPADTLMIDLQNNDITEVKEDDFKGINKIYALFLVNNKISKIHPKAFRNMDRLQLLYLSYNQLTQIPANLPRNILELRIHDNKISNIQKEAFKGLKSVHVLEMSANPLANNGIALGAFDGMETLYIRIAEAKLTAVPKDLPSSLTELHLDYNKITKVEIEDFFRYKKIQRLGLSFNQIKFVENGSLASIPNVREIHLDNNKLKKVPPGLNSLRYLQVRYGWVTCWAFQR